The genome window CGCGAATTCCGTGATTCGATGAGAGCATTGCTGGAGGCTAACAAGTTCAAGGTAGAGTGTGCTGATGATGGGGAAAGCGGGTTTAAGGCTGCATTAGCCAGCAAACCGGGTTTGATTGTTCTGGATGTTATGATGGAAGATGCAGATACCGGACTTGAGATTGTCCGCA of Fibrobacter sp. contains these proteins:
- a CDS encoding response regulator, coding for MDKTALVIDDSREFRDSMRALLEANKFKVECADDGESGFKAALASKPGLIVLDVMMEDADTGLEIVR